In Burkholderia sp. NRF60-BP8, a single window of DNA contains:
- a CDS encoding MFS transporter, producing the protein MDHPVSANSALAARRRAWVLAAVCMAAVALPLSFSGGAVATPAIGRDLHGSPVAMNWITNAFMLAFGSFLMASGALADQFGRKRLFAIGVGGFTLMSVALAFAPSMLAVDLLRAAQGLAAAAALAGGTAALAQEFDGAARTRAFSLLGTTFGIGLAFGPVLAGGLIGHYGWRAIFVTSAVAGVLSLAFGLPRMHESRDPHATGLDWPGTAAFTAALTLFTFGVIEAPARGWSSPLVIALLAGAALGACAFVTIETRVARPMLDLSLFRIARFVGVQVLPVSTCCCYIVLLVVLPLRFIGIDGFSEIDAGWLMLAISAPMLVVPLGAATLTRWLSAGVISGLGLLIAAAGLVWLGIALRGGAGPAAIAPMLAIGVGAGMPWGLMDGLSVSVVPKARAGMATGIFSTTRVAGEGIALAIVGAVLAALAQAGLAHTAGAAGTPDATLRAAARLATGDLAGAAAALPAVGRAALIASYTHAFDRLLAGLAVVTVLCAAVVFGFLGGRSAADETGDETGDEAGDEAGDEAGDEAGGRTFTDASARSSRIEPACAETHGR; encoded by the coding sequence ATGGATCACCCTGTTTCGGCCAATTCGGCGCTGGCGGCGCGCCGGCGCGCGTGGGTGCTGGCCGCCGTCTGCATGGCCGCCGTCGCGTTGCCGCTGTCGTTTTCGGGCGGCGCGGTCGCGACGCCGGCGATCGGCCGCGACCTGCACGGCAGCCCGGTCGCGATGAACTGGATCACCAACGCGTTCATGCTCGCGTTCGGCAGCTTCCTGATGGCGTCGGGCGCGCTCGCCGACCAGTTCGGCCGCAAGCGCCTGTTTGCCATCGGGGTCGGCGGCTTCACGCTGATGTCGGTCGCGCTCGCGTTCGCGCCGTCGATGCTCGCGGTCGATCTGCTGCGCGCCGCCCAAGGGCTCGCGGCGGCCGCGGCGCTGGCCGGCGGCACGGCCGCGCTCGCGCAGGAGTTCGACGGCGCGGCGCGCACGCGCGCATTCAGCCTGCTCGGCACGACGTTCGGGATCGGCCTCGCGTTCGGGCCCGTGCTCGCCGGCGGCCTGATCGGGCATTACGGCTGGCGCGCGATCTTCGTGACGAGCGCGGTGGCCGGCGTGCTGTCACTCGCGTTCGGGCTGCCGCGCATGCACGAGTCGCGCGATCCGCACGCGACGGGGCTCGATTGGCCCGGCACGGCCGCGTTCACGGCCGCACTGACGCTGTTCACGTTCGGCGTGATCGAGGCGCCCGCGCGCGGCTGGTCGAGTCCGCTCGTGATCGCGCTGCTGGCCGGCGCGGCGCTCGGCGCGTGCGCGTTCGTGACGATCGAGACGCGCGTCGCGCGGCCGATGCTCGACCTGTCGCTGTTCCGCATCGCGCGCTTCGTCGGCGTGCAGGTGCTGCCGGTGTCGACCTGCTGCTGCTACATCGTGCTGCTCGTCGTGCTGCCGCTGCGCTTCATCGGTATCGACGGCTTCAGCGAGATCGACGCGGGCTGGCTGATGCTCGCGATCTCCGCGCCGATGCTGGTGGTGCCGCTCGGCGCGGCGACGCTCACGCGCTGGCTGTCGGCCGGCGTGATTTCCGGGCTCGGGCTGCTGATCGCGGCGGCCGGGCTCGTCTGGCTCGGCATCGCGCTGCGCGGCGGCGCGGGGCCGGCGGCGATCGCGCCGATGCTCGCGATCGGCGTCGGCGCCGGCATGCCGTGGGGGCTGATGGACGGGCTGTCGGTGAGCGTCGTGCCGAAAGCGCGCGCAGGGATGGCCACGGGCATTTTCAGCACGACGCGCGTGGCCGGCGAGGGGATCGCGCTGGCGATCGTCGGCGCGGTGCTGGCCGCGCTCGCGCAAGCGGGGCTGGCGCACACGGCAGGGGCGGCCGGCACGCCGGACGCGACGCTGCGGGCCGCCGCGCGGCTTGCGACCGGCGATCTCGCGGGCGCGGCTGCCGCGTTGCCGGCCGTCGGTCGCGCGGCGTTGATCGCGAGCTACACGCACGCGTTCGATCGGCTGCTGGCCGGGCTGGCCGTCGTCACGGTGCTGTGCGCGGCGGTGGTGTTCGGGTTTCTCGGCGGGCGGTCGGCGGCCGACGAAACGGGCGACGAAACGGGCGACGAGGCGGGCGACGAGGCGGGCGACGAGGCGGGCGACGAGGCGGGAGGCCGCACGTTCACCGATGCGTCGGCGCGCAGCAGCCGGATCGAACCGGCCTGTGCGGAGACGCACGGGCGGTGA